A single region of the Salmo salar chromosome ssa16, Ssal_v3.1, whole genome shotgun sequence genome encodes:
- the LOC106574824 gene encoding PEST proteolytic signal-containing nuclear protein isoform X2 encodes MADYNKHSSKRLSDDGGPEEKEGSVKTKTVSSSTGGGGKRSAQEVSPGPGKESTSSHPVPPAPKVSKIGFGLISQPIKKPAPISIKLGASKPKEPVPVPAKKPALASVFNVDSDDSEEEMPAEAKMRMKNIGRETPTSAGPNSFNKGKQGFSDHQKLWERKLKSQTDTDQ; translated from the exons ATGGCGGACTACAACAAGCACAGCAGCAAGCGGCTCTCTGATGATGGAG GACCGGAGGAGAAGGAAGGCAGTGTGAAAACTAAGACTGTCTCTTCCAGCACTGGAGGAGGGGGGAAACGCTCGGCCCAGGAGGTCAGCCCTGGCCCGGGGAAGGAGTCCACCTCGAGCCACCCGGTACCCCCAGCCCCCAAAGTCTCCAAGATAGGGTTTGGTCTGATCAGCCAGCCTATAAAGAAGCCTGCACCCATCTCCATCAAGCTGGGTGCTAGT AAACCCAAAGagcctgtacctgtacctgccaAGAAACCAGCCCTGGCCTCGGTTTTCAATGTCGACTCTGATGAT AGTGAGGAGGAGATGCCTGCAGAAGCCAAGATGAGGATGAAGAACATTGGCAG GGAGACGCCCACGTCAGCAGGCCCCAACTCCTTCAACAAGGGGAAGCAGGGATTCTCCGACCACCAGAAGCTCTGGGAGAGGAAGCTCAAGTCTCAGACGGACACTGACCAATAG
- the LOC106574824 gene encoding PEST proteolytic signal-containing nuclear protein isoform X1, whose product MADYNKHSSKRLSDDGAGPEEKEGSVKTKTVSSSTGGGGKRSAQEVSPGPGKESTSSHPVPPAPKVSKIGFGLISQPIKKPAPISIKLGASKPKEPVPVPAKKPALASVFNVDSDDSEEEMPAEAKMRMKNIGRETPTSAGPNSFNKGKQGFSDHQKLWERKLKSQTDTDQ is encoded by the exons ATGGCGGACTACAACAAGCACAGCAGCAAGCGGCTCTCTGATGATGGAG CAGGACCGGAGGAGAAGGAAGGCAGTGTGAAAACTAAGACTGTCTCTTCCAGCACTGGAGGAGGGGGGAAACGCTCGGCCCAGGAGGTCAGCCCTGGCCCGGGGAAGGAGTCCACCTCGAGCCACCCGGTACCCCCAGCCCCCAAAGTCTCCAAGATAGGGTTTGGTCTGATCAGCCAGCCTATAAAGAAGCCTGCACCCATCTCCATCAAGCTGGGTGCTAGT AAACCCAAAGagcctgtacctgtacctgccaAGAAACCAGCCCTGGCCTCGGTTTTCAATGTCGACTCTGATGAT AGTGAGGAGGAGATGCCTGCAGAAGCCAAGATGAGGATGAAGAACATTGGCAG GGAGACGCCCACGTCAGCAGGCCCCAACTCCTTCAACAAGGGGAAGCAGGGATTCTCCGACCACCAGAAGCTCTGGGAGAGGAAGCTCAAGTCTCAGACGGACACTGACCAATAG